In Candidatus Defluviilinea proxima, a single genomic region encodes these proteins:
- a CDS encoding PAS domain S-box protein produces MKAKTKPSMVSKDKQEHDRSLYLASLVDNISDALISTDMSFIILEWNAGAEALYGWNASEVIGHPLREFVQSEYVDGTTRDSAIKSLVEDGIWKGEVIQNRKDGSHFPVLSSVSQVKDDTGNPVGFVAINRDITERKQVEKQIVQMKRLYATLSQVNQIIVHVKSHKELYQSICDVVLKFGELALAWIGLLDEKTGDIQPVAVSGMGADIVRWPFPVINIYAKTPLNGVIVEAMHTSKAVTSQDVQTDKRTKALHDVVQKFGFHSLATVPFRLREKTIGILVMISVERGIFQAEEELKLFDEMGLDISFALDTMETEAERKQAEEKIRNMAKFPDENPFPVLRISDTGTILYANQSSQPILKEWSTVIGQEVPTFWLKKVEEVLKSRSQQEVDTTISDRTFSLTITPIFNESYVNIYGRDITERKKAEQQLRQSEEKFSKTFRSSPAALLVTRLADGKYLEVNEAYTHIVGYTREELIGHLTTEFNIYLYPEQRQEVIRQLQAKGALYNYEITIQNKYGEHRTVLASLEGINFNNEACLLSSMLDITERKQAEEKIQLQNERLKVLHEIDTAILTSHSLENIIDTALIHVRQLVGCHSVTLTLFDWRANEAEIIGAKGNLETSLQKEAHLPLELFDDLGKTLSQNQQLVITELDEAPSSIPQFQTLLKAGLQSVCILPLYSQWKLIGTFDMFSETRNFFNEESIHLGREVANQVAIAISQNNLIEDLRILNAELEQRVINRTTELNQTNIELEHANRVKSEFLANMSHELRTPLNSILGLSESLLERTRGPLNDSQQEYIQTIESSGQHLLDLINDILDLSKVEAGKLDYYPQTVDVSTLCRSSMAFVREQALRRSVDIVYESNTEDLKIYADARRLKQVLVNLLSNAVKFTSERGQVTLEVRAYPERDTVQFSVSDTGIGITPDNLRKLFQPFVQVDSALNRQFEGTGLGLTLVQRLTDMHGGSVEVESEVGKGSRFTVNIPWGQDAVVQEERIILGLEPIFTKQTHTEEEKSSTHGVILLVEDNETNILTIGEYLQNHGYTIVNAYDGAEAIKKAEETSPDIILMDIQMPVMDGLDATRKLRANPRFATTPIITLTALAMPGDRERCIDAGANEYLSKPVGLKNLKNTIEIWLHKNDIE; encoded by the coding sequence ATGAAGGCGAAAACAAAACCAAGCATGGTCAGCAAAGACAAACAGGAACATGATCGTAGTTTGTATCTTGCCAGTCTGGTAGATAACATCTCCGACGCTTTGATCTCCACGGATATGAGCTTTATTATTTTGGAGTGGAATGCAGGAGCAGAAGCACTATACGGGTGGAACGCATCAGAAGTTATAGGTCATCCATTACGGGAATTTGTTCAAAGCGAATATGTAGATGGAACTACGAGAGACAGTGCTATCAAAAGCTTGGTCGAGGATGGGATATGGAAAGGCGAGGTTATCCAGAACCGCAAAGATGGTAGCCATTTCCCTGTGCTGTCATCTGTTTCTCAAGTCAAAGATGATACAGGCAACCCGGTTGGGTTTGTTGCCATTAATCGCGACATCACCGAGCGCAAACAGGTTGAAAAGCAGATCGTACAAATGAAACGTTTGTACGCCACTTTGAGCCAGGTAAACCAGATCATTGTGCACGTGAAAAGTCACAAAGAACTTTACCAAAGCATCTGTGATGTCGTGTTGAAATTCGGAGAATTAGCCCTAGCCTGGATTGGGCTTCTAGATGAAAAAACGGGTGATATCCAACCGGTGGCGGTAAGCGGCATGGGGGCAGATATAGTGCGCTGGCCATTCCCGGTCATAAACATCTACGCAAAAACGCCTCTCAATGGTGTGATCGTGGAAGCAATGCATACATCAAAAGCTGTTACCAGCCAGGATGTGCAAACCGATAAACGGACAAAGGCATTGCACGATGTGGTTCAAAAATTCGGCTTCCATTCATTAGCAACTGTCCCATTCCGACTTCGAGAAAAAACAATCGGCATCTTGGTCATGATATCGGTCGAGCGGGGCATTTTCCAAGCCGAAGAGGAATTGAAATTGTTTGACGAGATGGGATTAGATATCTCTTTTGCGCTGGACACAATGGAAACGGAAGCTGAGCGAAAGCAAGCGGAAGAGAAAATCAGGAATATGGCAAAGTTCCCCGACGAGAATCCATTTCCTGTATTGAGAATCAGTGATACTGGCACGATCTTATACGCCAACCAATCCAGCCAGCCTATACTCAAGGAATGGAGTACAGTCATCGGTCAGGAAGTCCCAACCTTCTGGTTGAAAAAAGTTGAGGAGGTCCTGAAATCTCGCTCTCAACAAGAAGTTGACACAACAATATCTGACAGAACTTTTTCTCTTACCATCACCCCCATTTTTAATGAGAGCTACGTAAACATCTATGGACGTGATATCACTGAACGAAAAAAGGCAGAACAACAACTTAGGCAGAGCGAGGAGAAATTCTCAAAGACTTTCCGTTCGAGCCCTGCCGCACTCTTGGTCACCCGCCTTGCGGATGGAAAATATTTGGAAGTGAATGAAGCATATACCCATATTGTAGGATATACGCGCGAGGAACTTATTGGACACCTGACAACCGAGTTTAATATTTATCTATACCCCGAGCAACGTCAGGAAGTCATAAGACAATTGCAGGCAAAAGGGGCACTCTACAACTATGAAATCACCATTCAGAATAAATACGGTGAACACCGAACTGTATTGGCATCTCTGGAGGGCATCAACTTTAATAACGAGGCCTGCCTGCTTTCCAGTATGCTAGATATTACGGAACGCAAGCAGGCAGAGGAGAAAATTCAGCTTCAGAATGAACGGCTGAAAGTCCTTCATGAAATCGATACTGCCATTCTCACTTCCCATTCGTTGGAAAATATTATAGATACGGCCTTGATTCATGTACGTCAGTTAGTTGGTTGTCACAGTGTGACCCTGACGCTGTTCGATTGGCGAGCAAATGAAGCAGAAATCATCGGCGCGAAAGGCAATCTAGAAACCTCATTACAAAAAGAAGCACACCTGCCTTTGGAGCTATTCGATGATCTAGGCAAAACACTTTCTCAAAACCAACAACTTGTCATCACAGAGTTAGACGAGGCACCATCTTCCATCCCTCAATTTCAAACCTTGCTCAAAGCAGGCTTGCAGTCTGTATGCATCCTTCCACTCTATTCCCAATGGAAGTTGATCGGGACATTCGATATGTTCTCTGAAACCCGCAACTTCTTCAACGAGGAAAGCATACACCTAGGACGTGAAGTTGCCAATCAAGTGGCAATTGCCATCTCGCAAAACAACTTGATCGAAGATTTACGCATTCTCAATGCCGAGCTTGAGCAACGCGTAATCAATCGCACCACGGAATTGAACCAAACCAACATTGAGTTGGAACACGCCAACCGCGTCAAGAGTGAATTTCTCGCGAATATGAGTCACGAACTTCGCACTCCGCTCAACAGTATCCTTGGTCTGTCTGAATCCCTGCTTGAAAGAACACGAGGTCCTCTCAATGATAGCCAGCAAGAATATATACAAACCATCGAATCCAGCGGACAGCACCTGCTCGATTTGATCAACGATATTCTCGACCTATCCAAGGTCGAAGCTGGCAAGTTGGATTATTATCCACAAACCGTGGACGTGAGTACCTTATGTAGATCAAGTATGGCTTTTGTAAGGGAACAAGCCTTGCGAAGGTCCGTTGATATTGTTTACGAATCAAACACAGAGGATCTAAAGATCTACGCTGACGCACGACGCTTGAAGCAAGTGCTGGTTAATCTACTGTCCAATGCTGTCAAGTTCACATCGGAAAGAGGTCAGGTCACATTGGAGGTGCGTGCGTATCCAGAAAGAGATACCGTACAGTTTTCAGTAAGTGATACCGGTATTGGCATTACGCCAGATAACTTACGGAAGTTATTTCAACCTTTCGTACAAGTAGATAGCGCGCTTAACCGTCAGTTTGAAGGCACAGGCCTGGGATTGACACTGGTTCAAAGGCTGACCGATATGCATGGTGGTAGTGTAGAGGTAGAAAGCGAGGTTGGTAAAGGTAGTCGCTTTACTGTCAACATTCCGTGGGGACAGGACGCCGTCGTACAAGAAGAGCGCATTATCCTGGGCTTGGAACCCATTTTTACGAAGCAAACTCATACGGAAGAAGAAAAATCATCCACCCATGGTGTGATCCTTTTGGTGGAAGATAACGAAACGAATATTCTCACCATTGGCGAGTACTTGCAAAATCATGGCTATACCATCGTGAATGCATATGATGGCGCAGAGGCGATCAAAAAAGCTGAAGAAACCAGTCCAGATATTATCTTGATGGATATACAAATGCCTGTCATGGATGGCTTGGATGCCACCCGTAAATTGCGGGCCAATCCGCGCTTCGCTACTACGCCGATCATTACTTTAACAGCCCTGGCCATGCCCGGCGATCGGGAACGTTGTATTGACGCAGGAGCAAATGAATACTTAAGTAAGCCCGTCGGTTTAAAAAATCTAAAAAACACCATTGAGATCTGGCTTCACAAAAATGATATAGAGTAA
- a CDS encoding PAS domain S-box protein: MHQGNDLMIPLNRRSLDIAISTSKTISLLIIGMGCVVLAGWILNIELWKSIFPRMATMKGNTAILFILSGVSLWLHISNRNIKFAQYIAVVIIIISVLTLGEYVLHVSLAVDQLIVTDTNPGSQYPGRPSSATALSFFLIGLALLSLHHKDKSRLQELLPVFVFLIALLAFVGYIYGASSLYRISIYSSLAIHTSIGLILLSLGIFFTNPESELARFVLMDTPGGMILRRFLPISILLPILIGWIRLMGQYAGLYDTNFGLAIMVISLLISQTLFIWINAAQLTKVDIERQEIFQKLQKSEIRFRSIIDNMVEGLQLIDFDWRHIYINDAAIKNTRLNRTELVGRRMQECFPWIENSPLYVAIASTMQDHQPRQLTFKYAFPDDGTYWFNIRIQYTEEGIFILSEDITEHHQAEQALIEREMKLAKILDSLPVGLTILDDKRNVIFSNPAMKKILQMSDEELSSGAYSRRTYHTVDDTLMSPDEFPSARAVTENREILDTEIRITKEDGNIIWTNVSAVPVSFSDWKVLILTSDITPRKHAEERFHLAVESAHNAVIMVNRNREIVLINSQAEKIFGYTRKEMLGLSVDQLIPKQFSGGHVQRQAEFFESPRRRTIPLGRDVNAVRKNGEEFPVEIGLEPIKTHEGLFVMATITDMTEQKEAEAKLQETYKRQQNILDSMFTFVGVVSLGGILLTANRAPFEATGMHPDQVVGKPFATLELFSKSETVVKLINESVQRATLGEISRVDLPVELPNGQTATIDTNFAPLRDANGNIVEVIISGVDITDRKHAEEKLHELNAELEKKVRQRTAELAQANEQLKQLTFIDPLTSLYNRRGFLYFAENYFLLMRRHQYKLLIFYADLDGLKQINDTLGHKAGDEAIIKAAEALNKTFRASDLKARLGGDEFVILAIEADDNNAQTLRERLSNNLKENNLSMSVGVIHIKEETDLTIDDLLSNADEAMYVEKQKSRRARNEW, encoded by the coding sequence ATGCATCAGGGTAACGATCTGATGATTCCGCTCAACCGCCGCTCCCTGGACATTGCAATATCAACATCAAAAACGATCTCCCTACTTATCATAGGTATGGGGTGTGTTGTATTGGCAGGGTGGATTCTGAACATTGAACTATGGAAAAGTATTTTCCCCCGTATGGCAACAATGAAAGGAAATACCGCCATACTGTTCATCTTGAGCGGGGTTTCCCTTTGGCTACATATTAGCAATAGAAACATAAAATTTGCACAGTACATCGCTGTTGTCATTATCATAATCAGCGTGTTAACTCTGGGGGAATATGTTCTCCATGTAAGCCTCGCCGTCGATCAATTGATAGTTACGGATACAAATCCTGGCTCACAATATCCTGGGCGCCCCTCTTCCGCTACTGCGTTGTCGTTCTTTTTGATCGGGCTTGCCTTACTGAGTCTCCATCACAAAGACAAAAGCAGATTGCAAGAGTTACTTCCCGTTTTTGTATTCCTTATCGCCCTGTTGGCCTTTGTAGGATACATCTACGGCGCGTCATCCTTATATCGAATTAGCATTTATTCATCTCTAGCCATACACACATCCATTGGGTTGATCCTGCTTTCCTTAGGGATCTTTTTTACAAACCCAGAAAGCGAATTGGCACGCTTCGTACTCATGGATACTCCGGGAGGCATGATATTGAGACGCTTCCTCCCCATATCCATCCTGTTGCCAATTCTGATAGGGTGGATCAGGCTGATGGGTCAATACGCAGGGCTGTACGATACGAACTTCGGTTTGGCAATTATGGTAATCAGCCTACTTATATCTCAAACCCTTTTTATTTGGATCAATGCCGCCCAGTTGACCAAAGTTGACATCGAACGACAGGAGATATTTCAAAAACTACAAAAAAGTGAAATCCGCTTTCGAAGCATCATTGATAATATGGTGGAAGGCTTACAACTTATAGACTTTGACTGGCGTCACATCTATATCAATGACGCAGCGATAAAAAATACGCGACTCAATCGAACAGAGTTGGTGGGACGTCGCATGCAAGAATGTTTTCCCTGGATCGAAAATTCTCCGCTCTATGTAGCCATTGCATCCACCATGCAAGACCATCAGCCGCGTCAACTTACGTTCAAATACGCTTTTCCAGATGATGGTACCTACTGGTTCAATATCCGCATCCAATATACTGAGGAAGGCATTTTCATTCTCTCTGAAGATATCACTGAACATCATCAGGCAGAGCAGGCACTGATCGAGCGCGAGATGAAACTCGCAAAGATATTGGATAGCCTACCCGTGGGGCTCACCATTCTCGACGATAAACGCAATGTTATTTTCTCAAACCCTGCCATGAAAAAGATATTGCAAATGTCTGATGAAGAGTTGAGTTCCGGCGCATACAGCCGCCGCACGTATCACACAGTGGACGATACCCTCATGTCACCCGATGAATTTCCCAGCGCAAGAGCCGTTACAGAAAACCGAGAGATCCTGGATACCGAGATCAGGATCACCAAGGAGGATGGGAATATCATCTGGACGAACGTCAGCGCTGTGCCTGTGAGTTTTTCAGATTGGAAGGTCTTGATATTAACATCCGATATTACACCGCGCAAACATGCAGAAGAACGTTTTCATCTCGCTGTTGAATCGGCTCACAACGCTGTTATTATGGTTAATCGAAACAGGGAGATCGTCCTTATTAATTCACAAGCTGAAAAAATCTTCGGCTATACAAGAAAAGAAATGCTGGGGTTATCTGTCGATCAACTGATACCCAAACAATTTTCGGGAGGACATGTACAACGTCAGGCAGAGTTCTTTGAAAGCCCTAGACGGCGTACCATCCCCTTGGGACGCGATGTAAATGCCGTCCGAAAAAATGGAGAGGAATTCCCCGTAGAGATCGGCCTTGAACCGATCAAGACCCATGAAGGTCTTTTTGTGATGGCAACGATCACGGATATGACAGAACAAAAAGAAGCAGAGGCCAAACTTCAAGAAACCTATAAACGACAACAAAATATTCTCGACTCCATGTTTACATTCGTTGGTGTAGTTTCACTGGGTGGAATATTACTGACAGCCAACCGCGCACCATTTGAAGCTACAGGTATGCATCCTGATCAAGTCGTTGGAAAACCCTTTGCAACACTGGAACTATTCTCTAAATCTGAAACCGTCGTCAAATTGATCAACGAATCTGTGCAACGTGCCACATTGGGTGAGATCTCCCGTGTGGATCTGCCCGTAGAGCTACCAAATGGTCAAACCGCCACCATCGATACCAATTTTGCCCCACTGCGTGATGCCAATGGGAATATCGTTGAAGTGATCATATCGGGTGTGGATATCACTGACCGCAAACACGCAGAAGAAAAATTACATGAACTTAATGCTGAGCTTGAAAAAAAGGTTCGCCAAAGGACGGCCGAATTGGCTCAAGCCAATGAGCAATTAAAGCAACTGACATTCATTGACCCATTGACCAGCTTGTATAATCGACGAGGCTTCTTATACTTTGCTGAGAACTATTTCCTGCTGATGAGGCGTCACCAATACAAATTATTAATATTTTATGCAGACCTCGACGGGCTAAAACAAATCAATGACACATTAGGTCACAAGGCCGGTGACGAGGCCATTATCAAGGCCGCCGAGGCACTGAACAAGACCTTCCGTGCATCAGACCTCAAGGCTCGCCTTGGAGGTGACGAGTTTGTCATCCTTGCCATCGAGGCAGATGACAACAACGCACAAACGTTACGCGAAAGGCTGAGCAACAACCTCAAAGAGAACAATCTATCCATGAGTGTGGGTGTGATACATATCAAAGAAGAAACGGATTTGACAATTGACGATCTTCTTAGTAATGCAGACGAGGCCATGTATGTGGAGAAGCAAAAAAGCCGTCGAGCCCGGAATGAATGGTAG
- a CDS encoding PAS domain S-box protein, translating into MTPAKSKRQTKEELLQENEILKHRLMELEGSLTSSQRTATGATNSLPTDIPLQEYYLQKVRDAVVASDKDYQVLYWNAAAETIYGWRSEEVLGKDVKQLLQTQTNRPFNKERYHEIVHKDKFWFGEVTQLKKDGTRFPCEISVTILYDENNNISGYVSVNRDISERKLAEEMFHGLAEAAPDGIFMVGLDGKIVLVNSQAETMFGYTREDLLGKSVEELMPENLRAVHQSHRESYSAKPFTRQMGSHLELFAQRKDGSQFPVEISLNPLDVRGGRVIAVIVRDMTEQKHAKQELLQSEEKFASAFEYAAIGKALVALDGYFLKVNNSICKMLGYSPKEFLAKSFQDITHPDDLEADLAHVADMRAGHIKTYQMEKRYIHKDGHLVWASLSVSMVRESDGAPSFFISKIQDITERKLAEDKISQQLKRLTTLRKIEQAIAGSMNVHWVLSVALQHLLTELSVDASVVLLIDPVEQTLKYEFGLGLRSPALKYTHLHLGEGFAGKAALTKQMVYIEDLKNKGIDFQRSPTFSTEGFISYFGIPLIAKGEVVGVLEIFHRSQIQPKPEWLDFMGSLAGQIAIAIDNARLWKRVQQHALDLELRVEERTAELHRLNLELQHANHAKDEFLANMSHELRTPLNSILGFSESLLEQRRGPINKKQEQYIELIHSSGEHLLNLINDILQVSKIEAGKFEIRPEFVFVKDVCESSLNFVKEAAMKKSISLEYQNESSISTLWADSQRLKQILVNLLSNAVKFTPAYGSVSLEVQTNAEKDRILFSVKDNGIGISKENIKKLFTPFTQLDSDLSRQYEGTGLGLVLVYKLTELHGGSVAVESEPGKGSQFTVTLPWSENEPQSQKEEMQSGPADDVNISEVSAKKHSRILLAEDNETNIMAIQEYLMDRGHEVVIAHNGQEAIMRAKELSPDLILMDIQMPEMDGLEAIQQLRLNTRFATTPIIALTALAMPGDRERCLKAGANEYMSKPVRLKDLAETINNLLQSKNT; encoded by the coding sequence ATGACACCGGCAAAATCCAAAAGACAAACTAAAGAAGAACTTCTTCAGGAAAATGAAATCCTGAAGCACAGGTTGATGGAACTGGAAGGGAGCCTAACATCAAGCCAGCGTACTGCCACGGGTGCAACAAACTCTCTGCCTACAGATATACCCCTTCAAGAATATTATTTACAAAAGGTAAGGGATGCGGTCGTTGCTTCTGATAAAGATTATCAGGTGCTCTATTGGAATGCCGCCGCAGAAACCATATATGGCTGGCGATCTGAAGAGGTGCTGGGGAAAGATGTAAAACAGCTCTTGCAGACACAAACCAATCGCCCCTTCAACAAGGAAAGATATCATGAGATCGTTCATAAAGATAAGTTTTGGTTTGGAGAAGTAACCCAGCTAAAAAAAGATGGAACTCGTTTCCCCTGTGAGATTTCTGTCACGATCCTATACGATGAGAATAACAACATCAGTGGGTACGTCAGCGTCAACCGTGATATTTCTGAACGCAAGTTGGCTGAAGAAATGTTTCATGGGCTTGCAGAGGCGGCTCCCGATGGCATCTTCATGGTTGGTCTTGATGGGAAGATCGTTTTAGTCAATTCACAAGCAGAAACAATGTTTGGCTACACACGAGAGGATCTCTTGGGCAAATCAGTGGAAGAGTTGATGCCCGAAAATCTCCGTGCAGTGCATCAAAGCCACCGGGAGAGTTACAGTGCTAAACCTTTCACAAGGCAAATGGGATCACACCTGGAACTTTTTGCTCAACGCAAGGATGGAAGTCAATTCCCTGTAGAGATCAGTCTTAATCCTTTAGATGTTCGAGGCGGGCGGGTAATTGCAGTGATCGTCCGTGATATGACGGAACAGAAACATGCAAAACAGGAATTGTTACAATCCGAAGAAAAGTTTGCAAGCGCCTTTGAATATGCCGCCATCGGAAAAGCATTGGTTGCACTGGATGGATATTTCTTGAAAGTCAACAACAGCATATGTAAAATGCTGGGATATTCCCCCAAAGAATTTCTTGCCAAATCATTTCAGGACATCACGCATCCTGACGACCTTGAAGCTGATCTTGCTCATGTAGCCGATATGCGCGCTGGACACATCAAAACCTACCAAATGGAAAAACGGTACATCCACAAAGATGGACATCTCGTGTGGGCATCCCTTAGCGTTTCCATGGTCCGAGAAAGCGATGGCGCACCTTCGTTCTTCATCTCTAAAATTCAGGACATCACGGAACGAAAACTGGCAGAAGACAAAATTTCACAACAACTCAAACGCCTGACAACGCTTCGAAAAATAGAGCAAGCCATTGCCGGAAGCATGAACGTGCACTGGGTACTGAGTGTGGCACTTCAACACTTGCTCACTGAGCTCAGCGTGGACGCTTCTGTTGTCCTATTGATCGACCCAGTGGAACAAACATTGAAGTACGAATTTGGGTTAGGCTTGAGATCACCTGCTTTGAAATATACGCATCTACACTTGGGAGAGGGGTTCGCAGGCAAGGCCGCACTCACCAAACAAATGGTCTATATCGAAGACCTAAAAAATAAAGGGATCGATTTTCAACGCTCCCCTACCTTCTCGACTGAAGGTTTCATTTCCTACTTTGGCATCCCTCTGATCGCCAAAGGCGAAGTGGTGGGCGTATTGGAAATTTTTCATCGTTCACAGATACAACCCAAACCAGAATGGTTGGATTTCATGGGGTCACTTGCAGGGCAAATCGCTATTGCCATTGATAATGCGCGCTTGTGGAAACGTGTCCAACAACATGCATTGGATCTCGAACTCCGTGTAGAAGAACGGACAGCAGAACTCCACAGATTGAATCTTGAACTGCAACATGCCAATCATGCCAAGGATGAGTTCCTGGCAAACATGAGCCATGAATTACGGACGCCTCTCAACAGCATTCTAGGTTTCTCAGAATCTCTGCTCGAACAAAGGCGTGGTCCCATCAATAAAAAACAGGAGCAATATATCGAATTGATCCATTCCAGCGGAGAACATTTGCTGAACCTGATCAATGACATCCTTCAGGTTTCCAAGATCGAAGCAGGGAAATTTGAAATTCGCCCTGAGTTCGTTTTTGTAAAAGATGTTTGTGAATCCAGCCTGAATTTTGTCAAAGAAGCGGCTATGAAAAAATCCATCTCGCTGGAATATCAAAACGAGTCTTCCATTTCGACGCTTTGGGCAGACTCTCAACGCTTGAAGCAAATATTAGTTAATTTACTGAGTAACGCAGTCAAATTTACGCCAGCATATGGAAGTGTATCTCTCGAAGTACAAACCAATGCCGAAAAGGATCGCATCCTATTCTCGGTAAAAGACAATGGGATCGGTATCTCAAAGGAAAACATAAAAAAGTTGTTTACCCCCTTCACACAATTGGACAGCGATCTGTCCCGCCAATACGAAGGGACAGGATTGGGTCTGGTACTTGTCTATAAATTGACAGAACTACATGGCGGCAGTGTAGCAGTGGAAAGTGAGCCCGGTAAGGGAAGTCAGTTTACAGTCACCTTGCCATGGAGCGAGAATGAACCGCAAAGCCAAAAAGAAGAAATGCAGTCAGGTCCCGCTGACGATGTAAACATCTCCGAAGTCAGCGCCAAAAAACATAGTCGTATTCTGCTTGCTGAAGATAACGAAACCAATATTATGGCAATTCAAGAATATTTGATGGATCGAGGGCATGAAGTGGTTATCGCTCATAACGGGCAGGAAGCGATCATGCGTGCAAAAGAATTATCACCAGATCTTATTTTGATGGATATTCAGATGCCCGAGATGGATGGGCTGGAAGCGATTCAACAATTAAGACTGAATACCCGCTTCGCTACCACGCCGATCATTGCTCTTACCGCTCTGGCTATGCCCGGTGACCGCGAGCGTTGCCTTAAAGCAGGCGCCAATGAATACATGAGCAAACCAGTGAGGTTGAAAGACCTGGCTGAAACCATCAACAACTTATTACAAAGTAAAAATACATAG
- a CDS encoding transposase: MPRRLTPFAPDMYYHFYNRGNNRQAVFFEIDNYLYFLGGVKKYLIPVAHVVAYCLMPTHYHILVRIKQTSEVFKTSEVSLQVSRAMQKFLISYTKAINKRFSRVGSLFQGQFQAKPIQTYSHLLNLCVYIHANPVKDGLVALPEDWIYSNYLEWLGQRDGTLVDQEFIQEHFGSPAEYQELVMEYIKTRSLPDDVRKYLESFDD; encoded by the coding sequence ATGCCGCGCAGATTGACTCCCTTTGCACCCGATATGTACTATCACTTCTACAATCGCGGTAATAATCGTCAGGCGGTTTTCTTTGAGATAGATAATTATCTGTACTTCTTGGGTGGAGTAAAAAAGTATCTTATTCCTGTTGCTCATGTTGTTGCTTATTGTTTGATGCCTACTCATTATCATATTTTGGTGCGTATAAAACAGACTTCCGAAGTTTTTAAAACTTCGGAAGTCTCGTTACAGGTCTCCCGCGCCATGCAGAAGTTTCTGATCTCCTACACCAAAGCCATCAACAAACGCTTCTCTCGTGTTGGCTCATTGTTTCAGGGGCAATTCCAAGCCAAGCCGATTCAAACCTACTCCCACTTGCTCAATTTATGTGTCTATATTCATGCCAACCCTGTGAAAGACGGATTAGTCGCTTTGCCTGAAGATTGGATATACTCCAACTACCTCGAGTGGCTTGGTCAGCGCGATGGAACATTGGTTGATCAAGAATTTATTCAAGAGCATTTTGGTTCGCCTGCCGAGTATCAAGAGCTTGTTATGGAATATATCAAGACCCGTTCCCTACCTGATGATGTAAGAAAGTATTTGGAATCATTTGATGATTAA